The following is a genomic window from Manihot esculenta cultivar AM560-2 chromosome 9, M.esculenta_v8, whole genome shotgun sequence.
CAATAACAATACTcaagagactaaatagtaaatctcttTTTTTGTTTTGGCACAATGCAAGTAAGAACTTCCTCTCATATCCATTGTTGAGCCTTTGTATCCTTGATGTTTACAATTAGTATTCATAGTTGGTTATTAAAATGGATTCAATGAAAAATTTGATCTCAAAAAATCATGCCAGAAAGGCAGAAACCTGCAAGTTGATTGAAGTAGAAGTCAAACTTTACTTGACTATAGACTCAACGAGGACAGGTGCGTGTGATCACCGCGGGCTACTGCAATCATACTAACCTCGTAGCTATTCACGCAGTGTGTACCAAATTACCCGTATGATTCTACTAATACCGAAAAAGATGACCCACACGTTTCGAAATACTTGCGCATTGCTACTCTCTATGTTAGGATTCTATCTCAAGTCGTTATCCCAAGCTATCTCAAAGCGCGTGAAATGCACAACCAGCCACTATTATCCAAATTCTAAAGTTCCAAGAATAGTAATTAGCATCACCACAATTCACAAAGGCGGAAAAATTTGTCTGTCccaaaaaaaatagaaagaaagaaCATGATGAAGGTGATCCCCTTTGTGATCCTAGCAGAAACCATATGGAATACCAAGAATAGCCTTAGAACATTAGACTATGGGAAACAATCTTAGTAAAGAAGAAGAGGGCATTTTAGGCTTTAGGCCAGAACAACAACTTTTACCTGGTGGAGCTGAGGTGGaccaggtggtggaggtggcggTGTAGGGCGGATTGACTGAGTTTGCAACTGTCCAAACGTTGGGAACAAACTTGCAATGTGAACAGAATCTCTCTCCtgcgaaaaagaaaaaaaaaaggaagaaataaGACAGTAAAAATCACATATTTTGACCAAACTACCCCTCCTCTAATGCCCCTCGTTTTAGTTTTGGCATATATTAGAATTACCCATCAACAAATACTCCACAATTTCcaatcttttctttcaaaattttactCTGGTATGATTATGAATTGGTGGCCTGAACAAAAAATTCCCAAGAAAATGATACTGAGTTGAAGGAATAAAGTTAAAAGGAGAGTAGCAAACTCCTGGGCAAAGTAGTGAATGCCAAAACAAGAGCAGTATTTTCCCCTGAAATGGCAGACATTCACATCTGAACAAGTTCAAGCTTCTAAAGAAATACAAAACAGACAGCCCACATGCCAATCCTACCACAAACAAAACCCAAAACATGACAACCCAAATGCTTGTCCTAACACCACCAAAGGGTTTGAATACAAACAAACACATAAATCCACTCAGAACAAACATCAAATAATAGGCAGAGGGAGAAAGCAGACAGCAGATAACAAACAACAGAAACAAAACAagctagagagagagagacttaCATTGATTCCAGAAGTTGTAGAAGCATTATTGTTGGTGTGATTATTTTTATCCAAAGCACCACCACCATCTTCTTGTTGCCTCAAGAAGCCATGATGCTCCAAGTTCAGCCCTAAAGGCATCATTCCCATACTATTAGTCCTCAACCCACCAGCAGCAGGAGTCCCCAACTGCAAACCCATCATGGGCATGGTGGATCCCACCACCTCTCCTCCACCGGTGTCACCAGTACCACCACAATAGCCCGGCTGCACTGCCAGGATCTGCTCAAAGAAATCATCTCCTAATCCCTCAGGTGGTGGATTTCCCGCCATGCAAAAGTATTCTATAGAGACAAACACTTGAAGTTTGGTATAATATAAATGGAGTGCTTGGGAGAGTGCAGAGAGTCTCGTTCCCTGTAGGCTGTAGAGACAATGGAATGGAATATAGAGAAGTGGAGGAGGGGATGTTTGGGAAACCCAAGAACAAAGAGTTGTGTTGGTGAATTGGGTGACAGATCCGGAACCCAATAACCCGGAAAGCGAATTGTGGATTCCAAGATGGTTTATGGGAATGGCTGGCCTTTGAAGTTCGTGTTTGggcagagagaaagagagagaggagTCTGAAAATGCTGCAACtctttttgtttgttttatggGCTTTCTGCTTTTGGTTCTGACTTTGTGCTGCGAGAGCTTTTAGCTGTGCGTGACATGGCATTCTTTAAGGGATACCCGGGAAAAgttttcattttcctttttctatGGAAAATTTCTCGCCtatttaatagatattttttaatttaaatttatatgtgtctaaatttatatgtgtttaattgattttattacagaatttataatttattatttttaaataacacGGTCAGTAATTGTACacattttcaaatattttttcatttattaaaattaaaattatatttttaaatcattcTTCATTTAATCACATGAATTAGATcgaatgataaaatatttaggGTATATAACATTCTAAGtagattttaattttcattttagatCACCACATATATTAAATTATGTAAACTTTATGTTTAAAAAATGTTCAGATATGAGAAGTCTATTAAGTTTCATATTCGTTAGGTGTTAACTAAAAATATGTCACTCGTACATCAACTTGATtgtagataaaaatattttatatatggttttgaaaaaataacttctcaaaatttttaataaaaattttaaattacattttaatatggaaacatttaaataataaaatttacaaaatagttaaataaattcACTCGTAGCAATATCTATATGTgaaaaaaaactattatttaatttttataatataagaaaatttacaaattaattttttgattttaaaaaatatattaaaatattttaaatattttaaaaaatttaaaaatctatataattttaaaatatttattagtttgtttcataaatttttaaaaaatttactaattcgtATCTTTGTATTAGgaatattttagactttttacaatatttaacggataaaattaatagactttttaaaatgttagcaacgtcttaatatattttttaaagaaagttttactatttaatctatggatattaccattattaataagtcggTCCTTAcatttttaagaatttatttaaatattcttatctttttttctctatcaataaaataattttttcatctatttttacctttaaaaatataataatttatttctatctttaaaaatatagtaaaaggcTACATTatcttcctcctcttcctcctcctcttcatcgtctttgattttgattcttcttcttctagacacctcctcctccttcttcttttttgagaaGGAGGAAGAGCGATTATTTcattaacaaagaaaaaaaataaaaatattttaatagatttgaaaaatgataagaaaattttaatagattttaaaaaatacatgactaacttgttaataatagcaatatccagAAACTAAATAAAGGGTTTTATTTAAGagcaaaattggattttaaaaattttctctcatatttttcatttatttttaacggaaaTGAGAATGGAataactatttcgttgacagaaaaaaaaaaaaaactattttaatagatttctaaaaatgtaaaaactgacttattaataataaaaatatccaaaaattaaataataaatttctctttttttaaattgagaaatcaaTTAATGAGTTTAATCATATCCGTGACTAAGTAGTAATGGACTCATAATTTGTAAatgaatttaattgataaatcaaaatgtgattaatttaaatttagtaatattttgatttttttaaggtAATACTTTGAACTAGATCtattaagtaaaaaaattaagtaaagcTCGGTTAAAATTTTAGTTGAGTTAAATCTTAAATAGTTAACGATGACCGCTGGTCTCAAAATCATTGCCCAAGTAAAAGAAATTAGGCCGAGATAAGCAATGGTGCAACACGTAATAAGAGAATAATCTCTCATCGGTTCTAGGTCTGTCTTTCTCAGCCGGTAGAATTTGGATGGAGAGAATCTAGCCTAAATGCCAATTAGCCTTCGTGAAAGGACAGATCTCGCAATTTCCGGAATTGTGTGATTGTGAAGGCCCAAAGCTATGCAatcaaagtaaaaaaaaaaaccaggtTGAGTTAAGCGCCGGCTCAATACGCAAAAAGAGAATGATCTTTCACCGGTCTCAAGCCTGCCTCTTTGAGT
Proteins encoded in this region:
- the LOC110623620 gene encoding transcription factor UNE12 isoform X2, with protein sequence MAGNPPPEGLGDDFFEQILAVQPGYCGGTGDTGGGEVVGSTMPMMGLQLGTPAAGGLRTNSMGMMPLGLNLEHHGFLRQQEDGGGALDKNNHTNNNASTTSGINERDSVHIASLFPTFGQLQTQSIRPTPPPPPPGPPQLHQPFHGQPTPGAVSAVSQPPAIRPRVRARRGQATDPHSIAERLRRERIAERMKALQELVPTANKSDRAAMLDEIVDYVKFLRLQVKVLSMSRLGAAGAVAQLVADVPLPSAEFNVIQGRKHGRDKSARLGEVVK